The genomic stretch TTGCAATTTTATCCGCATATTTATTTATATGTTTCAGGTGCGCTCCGGACAGCCGATTCTTCACTGGAGGAAGCGGCCGAGAGCTTGGGAATGCCAGCCTGGAAAAGGCTGCTCACAGTTACATTGCCACTCGTTCTGCCAACATTATCAGCAGGTACTTTGCTCGTATTTATGGAGTCGTTCGCTGATTTTGGCACGCCGATGCTTCTGGGACAAGGCTATAAGGTCATGCCGGTGCTGGCCTATGAACAGTTCATTAATGAGATGGGCGGCAATATGTCTATGGCAAGCACGGTCAGCGCTTTAATGATTGTGTGTTCGACATTGGTGCTATTTATTCAACGATTCGTGTCTTCCCGCAAAAATTATGCAACATCCGGCATGAGAACTGCAAAGGTTAAACCGCTGTCCAGAAAGAAAAGCTGGTTTTTCACGATCATTGCCTTCGTTCCGGTCAGTATTTCGATTTTGCCGCAAGCTACGGTCATTTATACCTCTTTCTTGGAGAGAAAGGGACCTGTGTTTCATCGGGGCTTCAGCTTGGATAGTTATATCCAAATAGGCTATAAGGTACAGAAGGCGATTACGAATACATTCAGCTTCTCGTTGATGGCTATGGCGGTCATTATTGTCATGGGCGTGTTGATTTCTTATGTGCTTGTAAGAAGGGCATCTCGATTAACCGCATTTCTGGATGGGTTAATTATGGTCCCATACATTATTCCGGGAACGGTGCTTGGTATCAGCCTTATTGTCGCATTCAACAAGCCGCCGATCATTCTTACAGGTACGTGGATCATTCTTGTCATTGCTTATGTAGCTCGCAAAATATCCTACACTGTCCGGTCGAGTGTCGGCATTCTTCAACAGCTGGATCGAAGTGTGGAAGAGGCCTCTATTAGTTTGGGTGTTGCTCCTATGAAGACGTTCTTCAAGACGACGGTCAGACTGATGATTCCAGGGGTGATGTCGGGCGCGATTATAAGCTGGGTTGCTGTAATTAATGAGTTAAGTACCTCTATTGTACTTTACCATGGAGCAACAGCGACGATATCGGTGAGCATTTATAGTGAGGTGTTCAGCTCCAATTACGGCACCGGAGCGGCACTTGCCACAATTTTATCTGTATGTACAATTATTTCACTGATTATCGCCAATTGGCTGTCGAGGGGCTCAAGAACGATCGCGTAAATAACAGGATGAGTGGAGGAGAACCATGGTCTGGAAAAATATAGCAGGGTGGTCGGTTGTGGGCATGGGGGCTTTGGCAAGCTTGCTCATTCTAATATGGCTGCAGCCAATCAGCTCTAGCAGATCCCTCCAGTATATGGTACAGACAGAGGTTTCTCTGACGGCTTGGATTTATAGCAAGCCGGTTGGTGAGCTGTTAGCAGAGTATCAATCCAAGC from Paenibacillus sp. FSL H8-0548 encodes the following:
- a CDS encoding iron ABC transporter permease, with product MKWDVWSVVTLAAFAFLAFFVVYPLVSLLLNSFYDQTGKLTLGNYWEFMRLKYYYSALFNSFKISILATLFAVLIGLPLAYLSTRFQIRGKGTLNILVILSLMSPPFIGAYSWILLLGNNGVITRLLHSIGIPFTSIYGWQGIVFVFALQFYPHIYLYVSGALRTADSSLEEAAESLGMPAWKRLLTVTLPLVLPTLSAGTLLVFMESFADFGTPMLLGQGYKVMPVLAYEQFINEMGGNMSMASTVSALMIVCSTLVLFIQRFVSSRKNYATSGMRTAKVKPLSRKKSWFFTIIAFVPVSISILPQATVIYTSFLERKGPVFHRGFSLDSYIQIGYKVQKAITNTFSFSLMAMAVIIVMGVLISYVLVRRASRLTAFLDGLIMVPYIIPGTVLGISLIVAFNKPPIILTGTWIILVIAYVARKISYTVRSSVGILQQLDRSVEEASISLGVAPMKTFFKTTVRLMIPGVMSGAIISWVAVINELSTSIVLYHGATATISVSIYSEVFSSNYGTGAALATILSVCTIISLIIANWLSRGSRTIA